A region from the Takifugu flavidus isolate HTHZ2018 unplaced genomic scaffold, ASM371156v2 ctg273, whole genome shotgun sequence genome encodes:
- the LOC130520062 gene encoding uncharacterized protein LOC130520062 isoform X2, with the protein MTSAKLIFWLICLEKFAQTATMEFSPSLNWKTNFILVKPGQNLTLPCLHRSDVSTKISWFKETLGEKPILLFMYWVTTEYCRCANDSNPRFQLHAGRKGTNLTITDLKLSDSATYYCVNQYLNVFDFTEGHNVIVEGSGLTIDQSASQSIQAEGSVTLNCTVHTGWTCDGDHTVYWFRNSGQSQLQLMYSHTGRNKQCERKTNTCFYSFSMKNLNTSQTGTYYCAVAACRHILFGNGTKLVFEDEGNYLVLVYFLSATWIFTIIVVILLTISLYMTKKRNSQHSLESHVRLSPLSKPKDCPDADGSVLWKKMNREPTWTECVYFSVKQ; encoded by the exons atgacatctgcaaagttgattttctggctgatatgtttggagaaatttg ctcagacagctacaatggaattttctccatctttgaattggaagaccaattttatcttggtcaaacctggacagaacctgactttgccgtgtcttcacagaaGTGATGTTTCTACCAagatctcttggtttaaagaaactctgggagagaaGCCGATTCTGCTCTTTATGTACTGGGTAACAACTGAATATTGTAGATGTGCTAATGACTCCAATCCACGTTTCCAACTACATGCTGGTAGAAAAggaactaatctgacaataacagatttgaagttatcagactcagccacctattactgtgtaaatcagtatttaaatgtatttgactttacagaaggtcataatgtcattgtagagggttcagggttgaccatagatcagtcagcatcacagtctatccaagcagaaggttctgtgacgctgaattgtacagtacatactgggtggacttgtgatggggatcacactgtttactggttcagaaactctggacaatCTCAACTGCaactcatgtacagccatacaggcaggaataagcagtgtgagaggaaaaccaacacctgtttctacagcttctccatgaagaacctgaacacttctcagactgggacctactattgtgctgttgcagcatgtagacacattctgtttggaaatggaaccaagctggtgtttgagg atgaaggaaactatcttgttttggtgtatttcctcagtgcgacctggatatttaccatcatcgTGGTTATTTTATTAACCATTTCACTTTATATgacgaaaaagagaaacagccaacactctctgg aatcaCATGTAAGACTCTCACCTCTGTCCAAACCAAAG gattgtccagatgcagatggttctgttttgtggaagaagatgaacagagaacctacctggactgaatgtgtttacttcagtgtaaagcagtag
- the LOC130520062 gene encoding uncharacterized protein LOC130520062 isoform X1, with translation MTSAKLIFWLICLEKFAQTATMEFSPSLNWKTNFILVKPGQNLTLPCLHRSDVSTKISWFKETLGEKPILLFMYWVTTEYCRCANDSNPRFQLHAGRKGTNLTITDLKLSDSATYYCVNQYLNVFDFTEGHNVIVEGSGLTIDQSASQSIQAEGSVTLNCTVHTGWTCDGDHTVYWFRNSGQSQLQLMYSHTGRNKQCERKTNTCFYSFSMKNLNTSQTGTYYCAVAACRHILFGNGTKLVFEDEGNYLVLVYFLSATWIFTIIVVILLTISLYMTKKRNSQHSLESHVRLSPLSKPKDCPDADGSVLWKKKMNREHTWTECVYFSVKQ, from the exons atgacatctgcaaagttgattttctggctgatatgtttggagaaatttg ctcagacagctacaatggaattttctccatctttgaattggaagaccaattttatcttggtcaaacctggacagaacctgactttgccgtgtcttcacagaaGTGATGTTTCTACCAagatctcttggtttaaagaaactctgggagagaaGCCGATTCTGCTCTTTATGTACTGGGTAACAACTGAATATTGTAGATGTGCTAATGACTCCAATCCACGTTTCCAACTACATGCTGGTAGAAAAggaactaatctgacaataacagatttgaagttatcagactcagccacctattactgtgtaaatcagtatttaaatgtatttgactttacagaaggtcataatgtcattgtagagggttcagggttgaccatagatcagtcagcatcacagtctatccaagcagaaggttctgtgacgctgaattgtacagtacatactgggtggacttgtgatggggatcacactgtttactggttcagaaactctggacaatCTCAACTGCaactcatgtacagccatacaggcaggaataagcagtgtgagaggaaaaccaacacctgtttctacagcttctccatgaagaacctgaacacttctcagactgggacctactattgtgctgttgcagcatgtagacacattctgtttggaaatggaaccaagctggtgtttgagg atgaaggaaactatcttgttttggtgtatttcctcagtgcgacctggatatttaccatcatcgTGGTTATTTTATTAACCATTTCACTTTATATgacgaaaaagagaaacagccaacactctctgg aatcaCATGTAAGACTCTCACCTCTGTCCAAACCAAAG
- the LOC130520062 gene encoding uncharacterized protein LOC130520062 isoform X3 has product MTSAKLIFWLICLEKFATMEFSPSLNWKTNFILVKPGQNLTLPCLHRSDVSTKISWFKETLGEKPILLFMYWVTTEYCRCANDSNPRFQLHAGRKGTNLTITDLKLSDSATYYCVNQYLNVFDFTEGHNVIVEGSGLTIDQSASQSIQAEGSVTLNCTVHTGWTCDGDHTVYWFRNSGQSQLQLMYSHTGRNKQCERKTNTCFYSFSMKNLNTSQTGTYYCAVAACRHILFGNGTKLVFEDEGNYLVLVYFLSATWIFTIIVVILLTISLYMTKKRNSQHSLESHVRLSPLSKPKDCPDADGSVLWKKKMNREHTWTECVYFSVKQ; this is encoded by the exons atgacatctgcaaagttgattttctggctgatatgtttggagaaatttg ctacaatggaattttctccatctttgaattggaagaccaattttatcttggtcaaacctggacagaacctgactttgccgtgtcttcacagaaGTGATGTTTCTACCAagatctcttggtttaaagaaactctgggagagaaGCCGATTCTGCTCTTTATGTACTGGGTAACAACTGAATATTGTAGATGTGCTAATGACTCCAATCCACGTTTCCAACTACATGCTGGTAGAAAAggaactaatctgacaataacagatttgaagttatcagactcagccacctattactgtgtaaatcagtatttaaatgtatttgactttacagaaggtcataatgtcattgtagagggttcagggttgaccatagatcagtcagcatcacagtctatccaagcagaaggttctgtgacgctgaattgtacagtacatactgggtggacttgtgatggggatcacactgtttactggttcagaaactctggacaatCTCAACTGCaactcatgtacagccatacaggcaggaataagcagtgtgagaggaaaaccaacacctgtttctacagcttctccatgaagaacctgaacacttctcagactgggacctactattgtgctgttgcagcatgtagacacattctgtttggaaatggaaccaagctggtgtttgagg atgaaggaaactatcttgttttggtgtatttcctcagtgcgacctggatatttaccatcatcgTGGTTATTTTATTAACCATTTCACTTTATATgacgaaaaagagaaacagccaacactctctgg aatcaCATGTAAGACTCTCACCTCTGTCCAAACCAAAG